From the Paenibacillus sp. R14(2021) genome, the window GCGGTGCAGCGCGTACAGATCGACGTAGTCCGTACCGAGCCTCTCCAGGCTTTCCGTCAGATCCTTGCGGATCGCCTGCGAATTGACCCGTGGGCCCGGGCTGCCGTCATCATGATGCGCACCCTTCGTCATAATGACGACCTTATCCCGAAGCTTCTTCTCTTCCAGCCATTGTCCGAGCAGCTGCTCCCTGCCCCTGTATTGATGCGCGGTATCGAACGCATTGCCTCCGGCCTGAACGAAAGCATCCAGCATGCTGCGCTCGGACTCGCCCAAATTTCTCAAATCCCCCGTGCCCATGAACAATCGGGATATCGGTTTGTTTACGCCTTCTATCTGCATATATTGCATAGCCATACTCCTCCTTTGGACTAACTGAGATAGAGCCTTATTCATCCTCTTTGAAGACGGGATTTACGCGAAGACCGAACCGGAATGCCTTCTCGTTCAGTCGGTAAGGCTCGAGCAGCTCCGGTCCGCAGGAATTGGAACCGACGCCGCTCATCTTATAATCCAAATGAACGATGGTTTCTTTTCTTTTTGCCAGCTCCCACGAATGGGCCGCTTTCGTCAAATCTTCCGGCGCGTAGTGCGACGCGTGGAAGGAGAAACCTTCCGGCGAAGAGAACCGCAGGCCCATGCCCTGCTCATTGGATACGATCGCCCACTGCGTTCCGTACCTCGATCCGTTCTCTTGAGGCATGATGTAGTTTTCGAACATGTCGTCAACGGTCGTCAGGAATTGGCCTCTTCGAACGCTTTGACGTTTATCGATATAGCTTTCATGCGGCCCGAAACCGGCGTACTCCACCTCTTCCATTCCCTGCGGCATGGCAAGACGGAGTCCGAACCGCGGAAGATACGGGAGCTCGCGCTCTTCTTGAACTTGGATTGTCACCAAGAGATCGATCGCTCCGCTCGGGTCCACCTTCCAGCAGGCTTCTCCCCGAAGGAAGGCAAACCGGCTCACCGCGCCGATTGAAAACCGGCATCTGATGTCAACGGAACCCTCCTCTGTTTGTTCCCACTCGGATTGATACACCTTCGTAATGGCCCGGTCATAGCCTTCCTCGAGCCATTTCTCCTTCACGTGCATATCATTATCCGTCGGCGCCCGCCAGATCGAGAATCGGGCCGGGGCACCCAGCATGTCCACGCCATGCCTGGATACGCGATGCAGGGAGCCGTCAATCAGATTGAATGCATGGGCGAAATCAAAACCTTCAATGGTTAATTCTTGCCCGTGCTGCTTGGCAAGAACGAAAGCCTTCAGGATCGGCTTGCGTTCAGGCGCAGGCTCATGCTGAAGTCCATCTTTCCATTCAAACTGCTCGAAGGTGATTTCATGTCCGGCTGCCGCCCACGCTGTTTCCTCTTTCGACCAGCAGGACAACGTAAGCACATAATCCTCCGCTCCCTCAGCCGGCACCGTATAAGGAAGACGTACGATTCGAGAAGCGTGCGGGGCGATCCCGGCAACTTCCGATTGACCTTGGCGAATCACCTTGCCGTCCGCTTCCAGTTTCCAGAAAACGCCGACATGGGATAGATCGATGAAGTCGTATAAGTTCGTCACTTTTATTTCGCCGTTCGGCACGTTTTCCGCCTCGATCCGGATCGGAGCCAGCACCTTCTTCAGCTCAAGCAGCCCCGTATGGGGCTTGCGGTCAGGCGTAACAAGTCCGTCTATGCAGAAATTCCCGTCATTCGGGGTATCGCCGAAATCTCCGCCATACGCATAATAAGGCGTGCCCGCTTCGGTTTGCGCCTGGATGCCATGATCCGACCATTCCCATACGCAGCCGCCTATCAGCTTAGGATACCGATAGATCACCTTCCAGTAATCGAGCAAATCTCCGGGTCCATTTCCCATCGCATGACTATATTCGCACAAGAACATCGGCTTCGTCTGCTTCTCGTCCCGGGCGTACGCTTCGATCTGCTCGACGGAGGCATACATGCGGCTCTCCACATCCAAGCAATCCACTTGCGGGCTGCCCTCGTAATGCGGTGCCGCCCCTTCGTAATGAACCGGAATGGACGCATCGCGCGATCTCGTCCACTCGGCCATCGCGATATGGTTGGCTTCATAGCCGGACTCATTGCCCATCGACCACATCACGACGCACGGGTGAT encodes:
- a CDS encoding glycoside hydrolase family 2 TIM barrel-domain containing protein; this encodes MIQIDKYWEDLNVLQVNRQSPRAYYIPYADEQSAKSGKRGQSPYYQTLNGSWKFQYHRTVHAVEEAFYEEAADISAWDDLIVPSCWQMKGYDQLQYTNFNYPFPCDPPYVPEDNPAGLYVREFNLSQEMTDKERHIVFEGVNACFYLWVNGKFAGYSQGSRVPAEFDVSALLREGKNRIAVMVLKWCDGSYLEDQDLWRYTGIFRDVYILARDTIHVRDVFNKQTFEDGFRKAALAVELETTGCIEVRGELKDAQGNSVGSVRQVVDGKGTLRFEVADPILWNAERPYLYRLYIHSGGEVLSFPVGFKQVAIEDGVFLINGQAVKLKGVNRHDSHPVLGQTIPINHMIKDLALMKRHNINTVRTSHYPNDSRFMELCNEYGFYVIDEADLECHGIGSAGDFHGGFHRLSRDPEWKAAFVERAVRMVERDKNHPCVVMWSMGNESGYEANHIAMAEWTRSRDASIPVHYEGAAPHYEGSPQVDCLDVESRMYASVEQIEAYARDEKQTKPMFLCEYSHAMGNGPGDLLDYWKVIYRYPKLIGGCVWEWSDHGIQAQTEAGTPYYAYGGDFGDTPNDGNFCIDGLVTPDRKPHTGLLELKKVLAPIRIEAENVPNGEIKVTNLYDFIDLSHVGVFWKLEADGKVIRQGQSEVAGIAPHASRIVRLPYTVPAEGAEDYVLTLSCWSKEETAWAAAGHEITFEQFEWKDGLQHEPAPERKPILKAFVLAKQHGQELTIEGFDFAHAFNLIDGSLHRVSRHGVDMLGAPARFSIWRAPTDNDMHVKEKWLEEGYDRAITKVYQSEWEQTEEGSVDIRCRFSIGAVSRFAFLRGEACWKVDPSGAIDLLVTIQVQEERELPYLPRFGLRLAMPQGMEEVEYAGFGPHESYIDKRQSVRRGQFLTTVDDMFENYIMPQENGSRYGTQWAIVSNEQGMGLRFSSPEGFSFHASHYAPEDLTKAAHSWELAKRKETIVHLDYKMSGVGSNSCGPELLEPYRLNEKAFRFGLRVNPVFKEDE